Proteins encoded in a region of the Cyclopterus lumpus isolate fCycLum1 chromosome 23, fCycLum1.pri, whole genome shotgun sequence genome:
- the psmc2 gene encoding 26S proteasome regulatory subunit 7, which translates to MPDYLGDDQRKTKEEEKDDAPIRSLDEGDIALLKTYGQSTYSRQIKQVEDDIQQLLKKINELTGIKESDTGLAPPALWDLAADKQTLQSEQPLQVARCTKIINADSEDPKYIINVKQFAKFVVDLSDQVAPTDIEEGMRVGVDRNKYQIHIPLPPKIDPTVTMMQVEEKPDVTYSDVGGCKEQIEKLREVVETPLLHPERFVNLGIEPPKGVLLFGPPGTGKTLCARAVANRTDACFIRVIGSELVQKYVGEGARMVRELFEMARTKKACLIFFDEIDAIGGARFDDGAGGDNEVQRTMLELINQLDGFDPRGNIKVLMATNRPDTLDPALMRPGRLDRKIEFSLPDLEGRTHIFKIHARSMSVERDIRFELLARLCPNSTGAEIRSVCTEAGMFAIRARRKIATEKDFLEAVNKVIKSYAKFSATPRYMTYN; encoded by the exons ATGCCGGACTATTTGGGAGACGACCAAAGGAAGActaaggaagaggagaaggatgaCGCACCTATCAGAT CTTTGGATGAAGGGGATATCGCCCTGTTGAAAACATAT GGTCAAAGCACCTACTCCAGACAGATCAAACAAGTGGAAGATGACATCCAGCAGCTGCTTAAAAAGATTAACGAGCTGACCG GCATTAAGGAGTCCGACACAGGCCTGGCTCCACCAGCCCTCTGGGATCTGGCTGCAGACAAACAGACTCTGCAGAGTGAGCAGCCGCTGCAGGTTGCAAG ATGCACGAAGATCATCAACGCAGATTCAGAGGACCCCAAATACATTATCAACGTCAAACAGTTTGCCAAGTTTGTGGTGGACCTGAGCGACCAGGTGGCCCCGACGGACATCGAGGAGGGCATGAGAGTCGG tGTTGACCGAAACAAGTATCAGATCCATATTCCTCTGCCTCCGAAGATTGACCCAACTGTCACCATGATGCAG GTGGAGGAGAAGCCTGATGTGACCTACAGTGATGTTGGTGGGTGTAAGGAGCAGATTGAGAAGCTGAGAGAAGTGGTCGAGACCCCCCTGCTCCAC CCCGAGAGGTTCGTCAATCTGGGTATCGAGCCACCGAAAGGCGTGCTGCTGTTCGGGCCGCCGGGCACAGGAAAGACTCTGTGCGCCCGCGCGGTGGCCAACAGGACAGACGCCTGCTTCATCAGAGTCATCGGCTCCGAGCTGGTGCAGAAGTACGTGGGAGAG ggAGCCAGGATGGTGCGTGAACTGTTTGAGATGGCCAGGACCAAGAAGGCTTGTCTGATCTTCTTTGATGAAATTGATGCCATTGGAG GTGCTCGTTTTGATGACGGTGCCGGCGGAGACAATGAGGTCCAGAGGACTATGCTGGAGCTCATCAACCAGCTGGACGGCTTCGACCCCCGAGGCAACATCAAGGTGCTGATGGCCACCAACCGACCGGACACCCTTGACCCGGCCCTGATGAGACCTGGACGCCTGGACAGGAAGATCGAGTTCAGCCTGCCTGACCTGGAG GGTCGCACGCACATCTTCAAGATCCACGCCCGCTCTATGAGTGTGGAGAGAGACATTCGCTTTGAGCTGCTGGCTCGCCTCTGTCCCAACAGCACCG GTGCCGAGATCCGCAGTGTGTGCACAGAGGCCGGCATGTTCGCCATCAGGGCTCGCAGGAAGATTGCCACAGAGAAAGACTTCCTGGAAGCCGTCAACAAGGTCATCAAGTCCTACGCCAAGTTCAGCGCCACTCCCAGATACATGACTTACAACTAA
- the dnajc2 gene encoding dnaJ homolog subfamily C member 2, producing the protein MLLEALVGEETVVFAATAASLQIQVEPVGRWFEAYLKRRNRNASASFQELEEEQVSSEESEDEEFQLEEYPMLRTLDPKDWKNQDHYAVLGVPHLRYKATQKQIKAAHKLIVLKHHPDKRKASGERIVEGDNDYFTCITKAIETLSDPVKRRAFDSVDPTFDNTVPSKNEGKDNFWEVFSPVFERNARWSSKKHVPKLGTMESSFEDVDNFYSFWYNFDSWREFSYLDEEEKEKAECRDERRWIEKQNRASRGQRKKEEMNRLRTLVDTAYSYDPRIKKFKEEEKSRKESEKKAKVEAKKKEQEEKERVRQAELEAARLAKEKEEDEAKQVAQLAKKEKEIQKKAIKKERLKLRTTCKNWNYFAENEAENVKMMEEVEKLCDRLELTSLQSLNEILALGSKEDSKVAVEKQMQEVNAQLQREKEAEIQTRQAVRSSDQASGAGGAGGKGWNEEDLQLLIKAVNLFPAGTNARWEVIANYMNLHSTSGIKRTAKDVINKAKNLQRLDPVQKDDINRKAFEKFNKEHGAVAPTIDNAVPSERFDGSSEGNAASWTTDEQKLLEQALKTYPVSTAERWEKIAAAVPGRSKKDCMKRYKELVEMIKAKKAAQDVAGKSKK; encoded by the exons ATGTTGTTAGAAGCGCTGGTCGGTGAGGAAACGGTTGTCTTCGCAGCCACTGCCG CCTCTCTGCAGATCCAGGTGGAACCTGTGGGTCGATGGTTCGAGGCCTACttaaagaggaggaacaggaatGCATCTGCCTCTttccaggagctggaggaggaacaggTGTCCTCCGAGGAGTCTGAGGATGAGGAGTTCCAGCTGGAGGAGTACCCGATGCTCCGAACACTTGACCCCAAAGACTGGAAG AATCAAGATCACTACGCTGTCCTCGGGGTCCCACACTTGAGATACAAAGCCACACAGAAGCAGATCAAAGCTGCCC ACAAATTGATTGTGCTGAAGCACCATCCTGACAAGAGAAAAGCGTCAGGAGAGCGCATTGTAGAGGGAGACAACGACTACTTCACCTGTATAACTAAAG CTATAGAAACCCTGTCGGACCCCGTGAAGAGAAGAGCCTTCGACAGCGTCGACCCGACCTTTGACAACACCGTGCCTTCAAAGAACGAAGGCAAAGATAACTTTTGGGAGGTGTTTTCTCCCGTGTTCGAGAGAAATGCCAGATGGTCTTCCAAAAAGCACGTGCCCAAACTTGGAACTATGGAGTCCTCCTTCGAAGACGTGGACAATTTTTACtctttttg GTACAACTTTGATTCATGGAGGGAATTCTCATAcctggatgaggaggagaaggaaaaggctGAATG TCGAGATGAGAGGAGATGGATCGAAAAGCAGAATCGAGCctccagaggtcagaggaagaaggaggagatgaacagATTACGAACACTAGTTG ATACCGCCTACAGTTATGACCCTAGAATAAAGAaattcaaagaagaagaaaaatccagAAAGGAGTCTGAGAAGAAGGCGAAGGTGGAAGCtaagaagaaggagcaggaagagaaggagcGA GTCCGGCAGGCGGAGCTGGAGGCAGCTCGCTTGgcaaaggagaaggaggaagatgaggcCAAGCAGGTAGCTCAGCTGGccaagaaagagaaggagatccaGAAGAAGGCCATCAAGAAGGAGAGGCTGAAACTCAGGACCACCTGCAAG AACTGGAACTACTTTGCTGAGAATGAGGCTGAGAATGTGAAAATgatggaggaagtggagaagCTCTGCGATCGCCTGGAGCTGACGAG CCTGCAGTCCCTGAATGAAATCCTGGCCTTGGGCTCAAAAGAGGACAGCAAGGTAGCCGTGGAGAAGCAG ATGCAGGAGGTGAACGcccagctgcagagggagaaggaggccgAAATCCAGACGAGGCAGGCGGTCCGCAGTTCTGACCAGGCCAGCGGAGCAGGAGGAGCGGGGGGGAAGGGCTGGAACGAGGAGGACCTCCAGCTGCTCATCAAAGCCGTCAACCTGTTCCCTGCTGGGACCAATGCCCG ATGGGAGGTTATTGCCAACTATATGAACCTCCACTCCACCAGTGGCATTAAGAGGACAGCCAAAGATGTCATCAACAAAGCCAAGAATCTACAGCGGCTAG ATCCAGTGCAGAAAGACGACATTAACCGAAAAGCCTTTGAGAAGTTCAACAAGGAACACGGTGCAGTTGCGCCGACCATCGACAACGCTGTGCCCTCAGAGAGATTTGATG GCTCTAGTGAGGGGAACGCTGCCTCCTGGACCACAGATGAACAGAAGCTTCTGGAACAAGCCCTGAAGACGTACCCAGTCAGCACTGCGGAGAGGTGGGAGAAGATTGCTGCTGCAGTCCCAGGACGGAGCAAGAAAGACTGTATGAAGCGGTACAAG GAACTGGTGGAGATGATTAAAGCCAAGAAAGCTGCACAGGACGTTGCAGGAAAGAGTAAAAAATGA
- the pmpcb gene encoding mitochondrial-processing peptidase subunit beta isoform X1 — protein MAASLHRLRSAGKYLLQRHVLKIHYVPKSQYHRDRASPCVLRLQLPAAPRRLLATQAAQQVALNVPETKVTTLENGLRVSSEDAGLTTCTVGLWIDAGSRYENERNNGTAHFLEHMAFKGTRKRSQLDLELEIENMGAHLNAYTSREQTVYYAKAFSKDLPRAVEILADIIQNSTLGEAEIERERGVILREMQEVETNLQEVVFDYLHATAYQSTALGRTILGPTENIKTINRGDLVEYITTHYKGPRIVLAAAGGVSHDELIDLAKYHFGKLPGRGEAPALPPCHFTGSEIRVRDDKMPLAHIAIAVEAVGWSHPDTIPLMVANTLIGNWDRSFGGGVNLSSKLAQMACQGNLCHSFQSFNTCYTDTGLWGLYMVCEPGTIEDMMHFTQMEWMSLCTSVTEGEVARAKNLLKTNMLLHLDGSTPICEDIGRQMLCYSRRIPLHELEARIDAIDATTIKDVCTKYIYNKAPAIAAVGPIEQLPDYNQIRSGMFWMRT, from the exons ATGGCGGCGTCCTTGCACCGCCTCAGGTCTGCTGGGAAGTATCTCCTTCAAAGACATGTACTGAAGATACATTATGTACCCAAG TCGCAGTATCACCGTGACCGTGCATCACCGTGTGTCCTCCGCCTGCAGCTTCCGGCCGCACCGCGCCGACTGTTGGCCACTCAGGCGGCTCAGCAGGTGGCTCTGAATGTTCCTGAGACCAAGGTGACCACCTTAGAGAACGGACTGCGGGTGTCTTCTGAGGACGCTGGGCTGACCACCTGCACG GTGGGCCTCTGGATAGACGCCGGCAGTCGCTACGAGAATGAGAGAAATAATGGCACTGCACATTTCCTGGAACACATGGCATTTAAG GGCACCAGGAAGCGCTCCCAGTTGGATCTGGAGCTGGAGATTGAGAACATGGGGGCTCACCTGAACGCCTACACGTCCCGAGAGCAAACGGTGTACTACGCCAAAGCTTTCTCTAAAGATCTTCCACGAG CTGTGGAGATCCTGGCTGACATCATCCAGAACAGCACACTGGGTGAAGCAGAGATCGAGAGGGAGCGAGGGGTGATCCTCAGGGAGATGCAGGAAGTGGAGACCAATCTGCAGGAAGTGGTCTTCGATTACCTGCACGCCACTGCGTACCAGTCCACAGCCCTGGGCAGAACCATCCTGGGCCCCACCGAGAACATCAA AACGATCAACAGAGGTGACCTGGTGGAGTACATCACCACTCACTACAAAGGCCCTAGAATCGTgctggctgctgctggag GGGTCTCGCACGATGAGCTCATTGATTTGGCCAAGTATCATTTCGGAAAACTTCCTGGCAGAGGGGAAGCCCCGGCACTTCCTCCATGCCACTTCACAGGAAGTGAG ATCCGTGTGCGTGACGACAAGATGCCTCTGGCTCACATCGCCATTGCCGTGGAGGCGGTCGGCTGGTCCCACCCCGACACCATCCCCCTCATGGTGGCAAACACGCTTATTGGAAACTGGGACCGCTCGTTTGGTGGAGGAGTG AATCTGTCCAGTAAACTGGCTCAGATGGCCTGTCAGGGAAATCTGTGCCACAGCTTCCAGTCCTTCAACACCTGCTACACAGACACCGGCCTGTGGGGGCTCTACATGGTGTGTGAGCCCGGCACCATCGAAGACATGATGCATTTCACTCAGATGGAATG GATGTCTCTTTGCACGAGTGTGACTGAGGGCGAGGTAGCACGGGCCAAAAACCTGCTGAAGACCAACATGCTCCTGCATCTTGATG GATCCACTCCCATCTGTGAGGACATCGGCAGACAGATGCTGTGCTACAGTCGGAGGATCCCTCTTCATGAGCTGGAGGCCAGAATCGAT GCCATTGATGCTACAACCATTAAGGATGTGTGCACCAAATACATCTACAACAAGGCTCCTGCCATCGCAGCCGTCG GTCCAATTGAACAGCTGCCCGACTACAACCAGATCCGCAGTGGAATGTTCTGGATGAGAACATGA
- the pmpcb gene encoding mitochondrial-processing peptidase subunit beta isoform X2: protein MAASLHRLRSAGKYLLQRHVLKIHYVPKLPAAPRRLLATQAAQQVALNVPETKVTTLENGLRVSSEDAGLTTCTVGLWIDAGSRYENERNNGTAHFLEHMAFKGTRKRSQLDLELEIENMGAHLNAYTSREQTVYYAKAFSKDLPRAVEILADIIQNSTLGEAEIERERGVILREMQEVETNLQEVVFDYLHATAYQSTALGRTILGPTENIKTINRGDLVEYITTHYKGPRIVLAAAGGVSHDELIDLAKYHFGKLPGRGEAPALPPCHFTGSEIRVRDDKMPLAHIAIAVEAVGWSHPDTIPLMVANTLIGNWDRSFGGGVNLSSKLAQMACQGNLCHSFQSFNTCYTDTGLWGLYMVCEPGTIEDMMHFTQMEWMSLCTSVTEGEVARAKNLLKTNMLLHLDGSTPICEDIGRQMLCYSRRIPLHELEARIDAIDATTIKDVCTKYIYNKAPAIAAVGPIEQLPDYNQIRSGMFWMRT, encoded by the exons ATGGCGGCGTCCTTGCACCGCCTCAGGTCTGCTGGGAAGTATCTCCTTCAAAGACATGTACTGAAGATACATTATGTACCCAAG CTTCCGGCCGCACCGCGCCGACTGTTGGCCACTCAGGCGGCTCAGCAGGTGGCTCTGAATGTTCCTGAGACCAAGGTGACCACCTTAGAGAACGGACTGCGGGTGTCTTCTGAGGACGCTGGGCTGACCACCTGCACG GTGGGCCTCTGGATAGACGCCGGCAGTCGCTACGAGAATGAGAGAAATAATGGCACTGCACATTTCCTGGAACACATGGCATTTAAG GGCACCAGGAAGCGCTCCCAGTTGGATCTGGAGCTGGAGATTGAGAACATGGGGGCTCACCTGAACGCCTACACGTCCCGAGAGCAAACGGTGTACTACGCCAAAGCTTTCTCTAAAGATCTTCCACGAG CTGTGGAGATCCTGGCTGACATCATCCAGAACAGCACACTGGGTGAAGCAGAGATCGAGAGGGAGCGAGGGGTGATCCTCAGGGAGATGCAGGAAGTGGAGACCAATCTGCAGGAAGTGGTCTTCGATTACCTGCACGCCACTGCGTACCAGTCCACAGCCCTGGGCAGAACCATCCTGGGCCCCACCGAGAACATCAA AACGATCAACAGAGGTGACCTGGTGGAGTACATCACCACTCACTACAAAGGCCCTAGAATCGTgctggctgctgctggag GGGTCTCGCACGATGAGCTCATTGATTTGGCCAAGTATCATTTCGGAAAACTTCCTGGCAGAGGGGAAGCCCCGGCACTTCCTCCATGCCACTTCACAGGAAGTGAG ATCCGTGTGCGTGACGACAAGATGCCTCTGGCTCACATCGCCATTGCCGTGGAGGCGGTCGGCTGGTCCCACCCCGACACCATCCCCCTCATGGTGGCAAACACGCTTATTGGAAACTGGGACCGCTCGTTTGGTGGAGGAGTG AATCTGTCCAGTAAACTGGCTCAGATGGCCTGTCAGGGAAATCTGTGCCACAGCTTCCAGTCCTTCAACACCTGCTACACAGACACCGGCCTGTGGGGGCTCTACATGGTGTGTGAGCCCGGCACCATCGAAGACATGATGCATTTCACTCAGATGGAATG GATGTCTCTTTGCACGAGTGTGACTGAGGGCGAGGTAGCACGGGCCAAAAACCTGCTGAAGACCAACATGCTCCTGCATCTTGATG GATCCACTCCCATCTGTGAGGACATCGGCAGACAGATGCTGTGCTACAGTCGGAGGATCCCTCTTCATGAGCTGGAGGCCAGAATCGAT GCCATTGATGCTACAACCATTAAGGATGTGTGCACCAAATACATCTACAACAAGGCTCCTGCCATCGCAGCCGTCG GTCCAATTGAACAGCTGCCCGACTACAACCAGATCCGCAGTGGAATGTTCTGGATGAGAACATGA
- the phax gene encoding phosphorylated adapter RNA export protein: protein MAGGGNLMEGDLEDGEISGSGSDTEMGTAAAAQARPQVPPASSGQSFHDRAAAQRSAAAYRSTGRTVESSDSDVDSSDEEATVWRRKRQRVSSVPQRPACTSRPEPSRLPVPGAPGGRKVNNIWGSVVQEQCQDAVAAELGIFGMEGEVSMSSRNVETYNFVLARKIMEKERELEKQANNDGEVSMLDAQLEEYMKDRDSEERDAKRKRPAKERLGPRAEMDIKGRYEITEDDPEDKVTEEIAHRLQEPKKDLIERIVTVIGNKKAIELLGETATLEEGGGVYTMDGSRRRTPGGVYLNLLKNTPSISKSQVRKIFFEEQQKECKSKKAAQKRRRYMVAKKMKQAIGTLNLQEHDDVSRETFASDTNEALESLEEAADDEEEGEEEAAVGIEETASVVYNAADLEVF, encoded by the coding sequence ATGGCTGGCGGCGGAAATCTAATGGAAGGGGACCTGGAAGATGGGGAGATCTCCGGCTCTGGCTCGGACACTGAGATGGGCACCGCCGCCGCAGCGCAAGCTCGACCCCAGGTTCCTCCAGCTTCTAGCGGCCAGTCCTTCCACGACCGAGCCGCTGCCCAGCGCTCTGCCGCCGCCTACCGCAGCACTGGTAGGACGGTAGAGTCCAGCGACAGTGACGTGGACTCGTCAGACGAGGAGGCGACTGTTTGGCGACGGAAGCGACAAAGAGTGTCCAGCGTCCCCCAGAGGCCTGCCTGCACCTCCCGGCCAGAGCCGAGCCGCTTGCCCGTCCCCGGCGCGCCAGGAGGCCGCAAGGTGAACAACATTTGGGGCTCTGTGGTCCAGGAGCAGTGCCAGGATGCCGTCGCTGCAGAGCTGGGCATATTCGGCATGGAAGGTGAAGTGAGCATGTCCAGCAGAAATGTGGAGACTTATAACTTTGTGCTGGCCCGGAAGAtaatggagaaggagagagagttgGAGAAACAGGCGAATAATGACGGAGAGGTGAGCATGCTGGACGCCCAGCTGGAGGAGTACATGAAGGACCGGGACTCAGAGGAGAGGGATGCCAAGAGGAAGAGGCCGGCTAAAGAGAGACTGGGCCCCAGGGCGGAGATGGACATCAAGGGCCGGTATGAGATCACGGAGGACGACCCCGAGGACAAGGTGACGGAGGAGATCGCACACAGGCTGCAAGAGCCCAAAAAAGATCTGATAGAGCGCATTGTCACAGTCATCGGAAATAAAAAAGCCATAGAGCTGCTTGGAGAGACAGCCACACTGGAGGAAGGCGGTGGCGTGTACACCATGGACGGCAGCAGGCGAAGGACGCCTGGTGGAGTGTATCTCAACCTGCTGAAGAACACACCCAGCATCAGCAAGTCCCAGGTCCGGAAGATATTCTTCGAGGAACAACAGAAAGAGTGCAAGAGCAAGAAGGCCGCCCAGAAGAGGAGGCGGTACATGGTGGCCAAGAAGATGAAGCAGGCCATCGGCACGCTCAACCTGCAGGAGCACGACGATGTCTCCAGGGAGACTTTCGCCAGTGATACTAATGAGGCCTTGGAGTCACTGGAGGAGGCTGCGGACGAcgaagaggagggtgaggaggaagctgctgtGGGCATCGAGGAGACGGCATCGGTGGTCTACAACGCTGCAGACCTGGAGGTCTTTTGA